A stretch of Megalobrama amblycephala isolate DHTTF-2021 linkage group LG14, ASM1881202v1, whole genome shotgun sequence DNA encodes these proteins:
- the LOC125245273 gene encoding gastrula zinc finger protein XlCGF8.2DB-like, protein MEFIKEESEEMKIEETISVKQEDEEQTDLLALKEESQEINEMEEKKHPDFITGEKSFSCSETEKTSTQKRAQKPGTRRLIICEQCGKSFKKTGNLKIHMRIHTGEKPYTCQQCGKSFDQHGNLKVHMRIHTGEKPFACNQCGKSFTHKGTLHAHMSLHTGESPYTCEVCGKTLVRKENLMAHMRVHTGEKPFSCGECGRCFARKETLTQHTIIHLRQNFICQQCGLSFTDKKHLKSHVITHIGQKPFMCHHCGKTCSNTANLKSHMIIHTGEKPYSCQQCGKSFPRKESLKGHMRLHTGEKPYSCPQCGKSFTHKGTRYTHMRTHWREALPVV, encoded by the coding sequence ACCTGCTGGCACTGAAAGAGGAGAGTCAAGAAATCAATGAAATGGAAGAAAAGAAACATCCTGATTTCATAACTGGAGAAAAATCTTTCAGTTGCTCAGAGACTGAAAAGACTTCCACacaaaaaagagctcaaaagccCGGAACTAGAAGACTAATCATCTGcgaacagtgtggaaagagtttcaaaaaAACTGGAAATCTTAAAATCCATATGAgaattcacaccggagagaagccttacacctgccaacagtgtggaaagagtttcgaTCAACATGGAAACCtcaaagtccacatgagaattcacactggagagaagccgttcgcATGtaatcagtgtggaaagagtttcacacataaaGGAACCCTTCATGCTCACATGAGTCTTCATACTGGAGAGAGCCCTTACACCTGCGAAGTGTGCGGAAAGACTTTGGTTCGCAAAGAAAATCTAATGgctcacatgagagttcacactggagagaagcctttctcGTGTGGGGAGTGTGGAAGATGTTTCGCACGTAAAGAAACCCTTACTCAGCACACGATAATTCACTTAAGGCAGAACTTTATTTGTCAACAGTGTGGACtgagtttcacagacaagaaaCACCTCAAGAGCCACGTAATAACTCACATCGGACAGAAGCCTTTTATGTGCCATCACTGTGGAAAGACTTGCTCGAACACAGCAAACCTCAAGTCTCACATgataattcacactggagagaagccttactcctgccaacagtgtggaaagagcttccCACGAAAAGAAAGTCTTAAGGGTCACATGAgacttcacactggagagaagccttactcctgccctcagtgtggaaagagtttcacacataaaGGAACCCGTTATACCCACATGAGAACTCACTGGAGAGAGGCCTTACCTGTAGTGTGA